One part of the Aquificaceae bacterium genome encodes these proteins:
- the rimM gene encoding ribosome maturation factor RimM (Essential for efficient processing of 16S rRNA), translating to MRKEETINEENQYVVIGRVLDTYGLRGELKVQAYLDKKHWSKIKRVFLKRKGGDYVPFVVEYSKPHGKDYLILKFEGFKKLEEVESFSGAKIFLPKGELPKRRKGEYYYFELEGLEVFTEGGRYMGKVSGVVEQKPYDLLEIDEGKLYIPFVSALVKEVKLEEGKLIVSDILAEL from the coding sequence ATGCGAAAGGAAGAAACCATCAATGAGGAAAATCAATATGTGGTAATAGGTAGGGTGCTTGACACATACGGGCTCAGAGGTGAACTAAAAGTGCAGGCATATTTAGACAAGAAGCATTGGTCAAAGATAAAAAGGGTCTTTCTAAAACGTAAAGGTGGGGATTACGTGCCTTTTGTTGTGGAATACTCAAAACCACATGGAAAGGACTATTTAATCTTAAAGTTTGAGGGTTTTAAAAAGCTTGAGGAAGTAGAGTCCTTTAGTGGAGCAAAGATTTTTCTACCTAAGGGGGAGCTTCCCAAGAGAAGAAAGGGAGAATACTATTACTTTGAGCTTGAGGGTTTAGAGGTCTTTACAGAAGGTGGAAGGTATATGGGAAAAGTTTCAGGAGTTGTGGAGCAAAAGCCCTATGACCTTTTGGAGATAGACGAAGGAAAACTCTACATACCCTTCGTGTCTGCACTGGTTAAGGAGGTAAAGTTAGAGGAAGGAAAGTTAATAGTAAGCGATATCTTGGCAGAACTCTAA
- a CDS encoding NifU family protein → MAMPTREEIEAVLDEIRPALRFDGGDVELVDIKEDGTVLVRMIGACSGCGMSVLTLKAGIERALKNKFPEIKEVKDVNMDIPMTFGF, encoded by the coding sequence ATGGCAATGCCTACCCGTGAAGAGATAGAAGCGGTTCTTGACGAAATAAGACCAGCCCTCAGGTTTGATGGCGGAGATGTGGAGTTAGTAGACATAAAAGAGGATGGCACTGTACTTGTAAGAATGATAGGAGCATGCTCAGGCTGTGGCATGTCTGTGCTTACCCTAAAAGCGGGTATAGAAAGGGCTCTCAAAAACAAGTTCCCTGAAATAAAAGAGGTCAAGGACGTAAACATGGATATTCCTATGACCTTTGGATTTTAG